The genomic segment GCCAGGCGGGCGCTTGGCGGGACCCTCGGGGGGCGCAGCGCGCACCGAGCCTGCACGGCCAGGGCctgggcgggcggcgggcggcggcgcgggcgccCCTTGGCGCCCGTGCTCCTCGATCTGTCGCTCCAGATGCTTCTGGATGGCCATGCCCAGGACCTCCACCTCCATGGCGGCGCCGTACACCTCCCACGTCATGCCCTTTTCGTCCCAGCTCACGTCGCGCACCGGCTCGGCCGCCTCCTGGGGCGCCACGGCAGCCGCCAGCGCCGAGCCGGGCCGCACCCGCACTTCGGGGAAGGCGGGCGGCGCTGCGGGCGGCGCAGCCGCCTGCGGCGTCATGGGCCCCGTGGCAACGGAGCGCGTCTCGGCGGCGCCCAGCGACACCTGCAGGCCCGCGTCCCGGCGCGAGGGTGGCCTGGGCGCGGGGCTTGGCGCGCGAGGCGCCGCCTGGAAGCTGAAGGCCGGGCCGCCCGCGCCGTCCTGCGGAGACATGGGGCTCACGGCCACCGACACGCAGGCCTGGGCGCCCGCCTGCGTCCCCGCGTCCTCGCGCGGTGGGGCGCTCGCCTCCCACGACGGCGCCTTAGTGAAGTTGTCGCGAGTCCGCGGCCCGGGTGGGGGCCCAATGGCCTCCGGGCCGGGGCTTCTCTCGGCCCCAGAGGCCGCCAGGTCTTTCTGGCCTAGGCTGGAGGCCTCTGCGCTGGGCTCTGGCACTGACTCCAAGAGGCCTCCGCCATTCCCGGTCCCCGCGGGAGAAGGGCCTGGGCCCCAGGGTTTGCCATCTGACtgcttggaggaggaggaggcctctgccttctccacAGGCAGGGGACCCAACTTCCCGGAAGAGGGGGACTCTGCCTTTCTTGAAGGCACGGCCTCAGCCTTCCCTGGAATCAAAGGCCCCACCTTCCCAGAGGCAATAGGGTCTACGTTTCCTGAGGCTTCCGGCTCCCCTTTCTCCAAGGCCAGCGGCTTCTCCTTCCGCAGAGGTGCAGTCTCTGCCCTTCCCGATGAAGCAGGGCCCTCCTGCCCAAAGGGCTTTGTTTCTGCATTGCCCTCAGACTTGAGATCTGCCTTCCCTGAGGCCCTGGGATCCACCTTTGCGGAGTTCATAGGATTCCCCTTCTCTGGGGGCAAAGGATCCATGTTTCCCTCCGGTacagcttctccttttcccaagGGTGCCGGGGCTGTTTTTTCTAGAGACACAGGGGCCACTTTTCCAGAAGACACAGAGTCTACTTCTCCAGGGAGAACAccttctgccttccctctgctTACAGTGTCTGCCTTGCCCAAGGCCATGGCGTCAGCCTTCCCTGAGGCTGTGGGACCCACCATTCCAGAGCCCATAGGACCTGCCTTCTCTGAGGACAGCAGCTCTGTTTTCCTCTCAGTCACTGTGTCAGCTTTGACAGAGGATGAGGGTCCCACTGTTCCCAAGAATTTGGGATTCCCTGGACCTGAGGGCACAGAGTCTAACCTTCCTTTCAATTCAGGATTCGCTTTTCCAGAAGATGATGTTTTTGTATTTCCCACAGAAATGGGATCTACCTTGGTGGAGAGCACTGGGTCCTCCTTTCGTGATGAGACAGTTTCTGTCACCTGCCCAGGAGACAAGGGCTCTGGCTTTCCGGAGGACACGAGATCCATCTTTCCCAAAGACACCAGACCCACCTTGCCCGAAGACACAGGATCCACATTTTTCAAAGATGTGGGTTCCATCTTTCCTGAAAATACAGCATCCACTTGCCCAGCAGACATGGTTTTTGTCACGCTCATCGACATGGGATCTTCCTTTCCCGAGGAGGCAGGCTCCATCTTCCCCGGGAACTGAGGGTCCTCTTTTGTCAAGGACCCAGTTTCTGCACTTCCAACAGATAGAGAATCTGTCATCCCCAAGTGAGTAGGCTCCATCCTTCCTGAAGACCCCAGAGCCACTATTCCTGGAGACACAGGCCCAGTTTTGCCTGATGGCCCTGGAGTCGGTGTTGCCAAGGAGGCAGGATCTAGCTTTCCTGCAGTTGCAGAATTTGTGTTTTCCAAGGACCCAGGATCCATCTTTTCTGAGGGCCCAGGAACTCTCTTTCCCAAGGACACAAGATCTCCCTTTCCCACAGATCCCTCTTCTGAGGCCACAGGAAGCTCTTTTCCTGAGCACCAGGGCTCCTCCTTTGTTGGGAACTCAGGATCCGATGTAGCAGAGGATACAGGGGCCTCCTTTCCTGGGGACACTGGTTCCACCTTGTCAGAGTACACAGGATCTACCTTCCCTAAGGATCCAGGATCCTCCTTTCTTGGGGCCACAGGATCCATCCTTCCAGAAGCCACAGGATCCCCTTTCCCCAAGACTGCAGGCTCTGTCTTTACTATAAACACAGGATCTGCTGTTCTCAAGGACCCAGCAGCTTCCTTTCCTGTGGAAGTGGAATCTGCCTGCTTTGAAGACTTGGACTCCATCTTCTCCAAAAACAAAGGATTTCTGTTCTCCAAGGATGAGGGATCAGTTTTCACTGAGGACACAGGCTCTGGCTTCTCAGAGAAGTTGGCATCTGGtgtccctgagatcaaggctCCATGTGCCCCCAGTGTCTCTTTGCTGGCTGCCTCTTGGGGAGGGATGCAGGCCAAGCTCCCGCCAGGGCCCTCAGAACAagaggccccttccccagccccactggAGCTGCTGTGTCTAGAGTCCATGCCTGGGCTTGGGGCAGGGTTGTGCCTAGGGGGTGCAGAGCTGGCCTTCTGCTGGGAGGGGCAGCAGTCCCTCATGGCTgggctcccagcccccaggctccCATCCTGTGGGCAGCAGAGGGCTGTGGGCTGAGGTGCTGGGGGGCTGGAGTTCTTCCAAAGAAGCTGGAGCCAGGTTGGGTCTTCAGCACTGCCCAACTGCCCTCCTAACCGTACTTGTGGCCCAGGCTTCTATCTGGttctgaaacacaaagaaaacagactcagaCTCAGGGAAGACCCCGTGACGAGGggtctcctccctcccacccttctcCTAGCAGCTGGGCCTCCTCCCTGGGTGCTCTGCCCCCATCTGGTCCTCTTCTGTCCCACCCCATCActcccctgcttctctgctcccCGTGGCCCTCTAGATAAAGGTCAAACTTCCTAAAatggcattcaaggccctttACAACTTGGCCACAGtgtaacttctttccttttttaaaagaaaatttgcttatttaagggagagagggagacagaacatggaggggggcagagggagagagagagagcgagcctcacacagactctgcactgagctaggagcctgatggggggctcgatcccatgaccctgagatcacgacctgagctgacaccacGTGtcggacacttaacagactgttCTACCCAGGGGCCCTCATGGTCTGACTTTTCAACGTCATCAATCTTTACCCCATGCAGCAGATACCCTTTGTCTTCCTTGTCAGCCCGCCGCATTCGGCATGCTACTCTGCAGTTACGCTTTTGTCTTCTAGGACGCAGGTCACAAACTCTGATGCCATAGGGGCCAGGAGGGTAATTTAAGTGAGGGAACCAGGCTGGGTGGAGAACAGTAGGGAGTGGCAGGGAAAGTTTGCAAAGCAGAGAGGGTATGCCCTAAGGCGGGAGCCACTCCTCCGCTAGCCAATCACTGTTCCGGACATATTCATCCGGGTAGTATCAGTGAGTAGCCGGAGATCCAGGACTTCAACGTAAAATATCCTAATTcaagatcaaaaaagaaaaacaccacgtgggtcaaataaaatatatctgtaatgaaacaagatgggattgggagggagacaaaccataagtgactcttaatctcacaaaacaaactgagggttgccggggggagggggtttgggagaagggggtgggattatggacattggggagggtatgtgatttggtgagtgctgtgaagtgtgtaaacctggtgattcacagacctgtacccctggggataaaaatatatgtttataaaaaataaaaaaataaaaaaaaaaagaggaaaaaaaaaataaaatatatctgtgGACTGCAGTTTTGGTCTGTGCAGGCCCTGGGAAGATGTGGATGATTTATAGTTGGGAAGGGACATAGTCTGAAATGTGAGATTTCAAAGACCGCTCTGGGATGGTGTGGAGGCGGGACCAGAGGGGCTAGCCAACCATTCTTTAATCTCCCCTTCTTCCAATTCTTCCTTCATTCATCCAGCCCTTCTCTGCAATAATCTAGATGAGAGCTGGCACAGTAAAGGTCCAAGAGATGAGAGTTGGCAGAACTGAGAGATCCTGGGGAAAACCAACAGGAGCCAGTCGGCTGCAGAGGGTGGCAGTAGGGGTGGCCTGTGGGATTCTGgccagggttggggtgggagtgAGGCAGGAAATCTGGGGAAATGGGGAGCTGTGTTTTAGACAAGCTGGGTGTGCAGTGTCTGGGGAACATTGGGAAGAGGGGCTAGCAGGCAGCTGGATCTGTGAGCCACTTCGTCCCTACTACACACCGGCAGCCGGAGTGAGCAGCGCGCTGGATTCCCCCCAAACCTGCTCCACCTACCCTCCTTCCCAAAGCCATCTCACTAGTGCTCAGGCCAAAAGCCCTAGAATCACCCTTGACTTTTCTTGCACACCCCACGTCCCATCCATTAACAAAACATGACAGATCTCCCTTCAAAATACAGCCGGAACCTGGCCACTCTCCTGAGCTGAACTTGGACTGTCTCCCTCCTGGCTTATCCTGGCTTCTTCCTTCAACCCGTACGGTTCAACCTCAACACAGTGGCTGGAAGGGTTTCAGTAGGACCCAAGGTAGCCCATCTCTCCTCTGCTCAGAGCCATGCAGTAGCTCCCCATGCCATGCCAAGTAAAAGTGAACTCCTTACATGTCCCTGCACCTTCTGGCCCCATCACTGATCTTGGCCTTGTCTCCCACCACTTTCTCTCGATCATGCTGCTTCAGTCACACTGGCTGCCTCTTGCTGATCCTTGGATGCACGCTGCCCTGGGGCTTTTGCActggctctttcctctgcctggaatgcttacCCTCCTAAAATCTGCATGGTCTGCTCCCTGTGGCTTTTCctgaccccctcctccccagccgcGGTTGGCACTCTCCATCCCCCCTGCCTTGCTCAGCTTTTTTTCATAGAACCCGTCACCAGTGATATATTACATACCGTTGTTTATTAcacatggtttgtctctcccatTAGACTGTCagctccaggggtgcctgggtggcacagtgggttgggcctctgccttccattcaggtcattatcccagggtcctgggatcgagccccacatcgggctctctgctcagcagggagcctgcttccccctctctctctgcctgcctctctgcctacttgtgtctgtctctctctttctgtcaaataaataaataaaatcttaaaaaaattttttttaattaaaaaaaaaaaaagactgtcagcTCCAGCAGGATGGGAACGTTGTAGTATTTACTTATATACACTCAGGGTTGAGAACAATgactggcatatagtaagcaAGTAGTCCCCTAGAcataatttgttaaatgaatgactgaatgatcTTTTTAAGATGTTGGTCTACCATGCCCCTCTTTGTCTCCAACTCCTCCTTGCTCTTGCTAGGGAAGTAAATTAGCTGTAATCTTTTTGGCAAGACGTTGGTCAATTCCTATAGAAGTTTACAATGCACTTGGCATTTAGATCAGCAAGCCCACCTCCAGGAACGGTCttgaagatggatggatggtgcaCCAAGGGTGCACGAGAACATGGCTggtgatgagaaaaaaaacaggaagcCAGTTCATTAAATATGGGACAGCCTCACGGAATCCCCcctcacagctgtcagaaagTGTGGAGTGATAAGGAATGATGTCTAagataaattaagtgaaaaaagccaggaCTGGTGGGATTCCATGCATGCAGACAAGAAAAAAGGACAGATACACATATATGGgtttatttataaagagaaaatttctgGAAGGAAACCCATAAAACTTCGTAGCAATTGCCTCTGGGAAGTGAGACCAGGGATCTGGAGgtggaagagaatttttttttttggtatgccCCTTTGCAATGCATGAAATTGTGGTTATGTGTGCATAtattacttctgttttttttaaatgggggttgggggagaaacCTTAAAGACTCCCTATTGCCTTTAGGGTCAAGTCCAATCCTATCATGTGCTCCCAAGCCCCCATGTACTTCACTTACCCGCTAAGCTTTATCTTTCAGGACACATTCTTCAAAGTAGGTACAAACACGCACACACGTGTGGGCACACACAGGTGTTGCATGTGTGATAACCTCTCTGGGCTCATCCGTGGCTTCACAGTTTCTCTCACCCCAGCTTCTAAACAGTTGCATGACTCCCATTAAACCTTCAGGTCCCAGTTCAAATGTCTCCTGTTCCAGTGAGCTTTCTTTGCCCACCAGCTTCCTAGGAGTTCCTATGGCCTCTTGTTATTCCTCTAACCAGACACATGCCACTCTGTCCTTTAGACCTCCAGGTCCCTGCCTAGACCTTGAGTCACTGGATGGGGATTGAGCTGATACTATTCACTACTGTGTCCCCCAGGCTTCGGGCTTATGGGACTGGGGCGGAGGGGGGTCATCACCAATATGGGGACACTAGAGTTGGAGCAGTCTACCCCTTGCAGAggacaatggggcacctggctttGGAAATTAAGCCGAGGGACTTGTGGGactatgggggtggggagcagctgACTTACACACCTGGCTGAGGAAGGCCCCTCTGAGGAGCCAGCATCTGAGGCAGCCGTGAAAAGGCCAGAGTGGCTGGAGTGAGGTTGATAAGGGGAGAGAGATGCGGCATTTCCCTACTTAGCAGTTCTATGAGCTGCGACAAGTCTCTTCTCC from the Mustela nigripes isolate SB6536 chromosome 12, MUSNIG.SB6536, whole genome shotgun sequence genome contains:
- the GPRIN1 gene encoding G protein-regulated inducer of neurite outgrowth 1, coding for MRRADKEDKGYLLHGVKIDDVEKSDHEGPWKPGPQVRLGGQLGSAEDPTWLQLLWKNSSPPAPQPTALCCPQDGSLGAGSPAMRDCCPSQQKASSAPPRHNPAPSPGMDSRHSSSSGAGEGASCSEGPGGSLACIPPQEAASKETLGAHGALISGTPDANFSEKPEPVSSVKTDPSSLENRNPLFLEKMESKSSKQADSTSTGKEAAGSLRTADPVFIVKTEPAVLGKGDPVASGRMDPVAPRKEDPGSLGKVDPVYSDKVEPVSPGKEAPVSSATSDPEFPTKEEPWCSGKELPVASEEGSVGKGDLVSLGKRVPGPSEKMDPGSLENTNSATAGKLDPASLATPTPGPSGKTGPVSPGIVALGSSGRMEPTHLGMTDSLSVGSAETGSLTKEDPQFPGKMEPASSGKEDPMSMSVTKTMSAGQVDAVFSGKMEPTSLKNVDPVSSGKVGLVSLGKMDLVSSGKPEPLSPGQVTETVSSRKEDPVLSTKVDPISVGNTKTSSSGKANPELKGRLDSVPSGPGNPKFLGTVGPSSSVKADTVTERKTELLSSEKAGPMGSGMVGPTASGKADAMALGKADTVSRGKAEGVLPGEVDSVSSGKVAPVSLEKTAPAPLGKGEAVPEGNMDPLPPEKGNPMNSAKVDPRASGKADLKSEGNAETKPFGQEGPASSGRAETAPLRKEKPLALEKGEPEASGNVDPIASGKVGPLIPGKAEAVPSRKAESPSSGKLGPLPVEKAEASSSSKQSDGKPWGPGPSPAGTGNGGGLLESVPEPSAEASSLGQKDLAASGAERSPGPEAIGPPPGPRTRDNFTKAPSWEASAPPREDAGTQAGAQACVSVAVSPMSPQDGAGGPAFSFQAAPRAPSPAPRPPSRRDAGLQVSLGAAETRSVATGPMTPQAAAPPAAPPAFPEVRVRPGSALAAAVAPQEAAEPVRDVSWDEKGMTWEVYGAAMEVEVLGMAIQKHLERQIEEHGRQGAPAPPPAARPGPGRAGSVRAAPPEGPAKRPPGLFRALLQSVRRPRCCSRAGPTAE